The proteins below come from a single Lates calcarifer isolate ASB-BC8 linkage group LG11, TLL_Latcal_v3, whole genome shotgun sequence genomic window:
- the stk19 gene encoding LOW QUALITY PROTEIN: serine/threonine-protein kinase 19 (The sequence of the model RefSeq protein was modified relative to this genomic sequence to represent the inferred CDS: deleted 1 base in 1 codon), whose amino-acid sequence MNRKRALISDTFKVKKRRNGTENFGAVSVGDGPTDIRSTLEYLMTLFPRKLFNDTLPQIVLKHQLYSIHNDKTLVDKEVNKLREQAELLMFQLGFDAEAFGLVFASDYRAKVLAGEEGKVTRATVEKFLEKVLTPSCTDLSFSKDRMLQEFLFTDSEITQLVKSGVLTVRDAGSWWLSIPNSGKFTKYFIQGRKAVLGMVKKSKYSEVLKAELEERRTTTQVKFHMKYHIHDIVGAELVESIPTTSGTLLRFVDS is encoded by the exons TTTGGAGCCGTCAGTGTCGGAGATG GGCCAACTGACATCAGATCCACACTGGAGTACCTCATGACACTGTTCCCCAGAAAGCTCTTCAATGACACCTTGCCACAAATTGTGCTCAAGCACCAACTCTACAGCATACACAATGACAAGACCTTGGTGGATAAGGAAGTG AATAAACTACGAGAAcaagcagagctgctgatgttCCAGCTGGGGTTTGACGCAGAAGCTTTCGGGCTGGTCTTCGCATCGGACTACAGAGCCAAAGTGCTGGCGGGAGAAGAGGGCAAAGTGACACGAGCGACAGTGGAGAAGTTCTTGGAGAAAGTGTTGACCCCCTCTTGCACAGATCTGAGCTTCAGCAAAGACCGAATGCTCCAG GAGTTCCTCTTCACAGACTCGGAGATAAC GCAGCTCGTGAAGTCAGGGGTTCTGACTGTGAGGGACGCGGGCAGCTGGTGGCTCTCCATTCCCAACTCTGGCAAATTCACTAAGTACTTTATACAGG GTCGTAAAGCTGTGCTCGGCATGGTGAAGAAGTCCAAATATAGCGAAGTCTTAaaggcagagctggaggagcGACGAACAACCACACAAGTCAAATTCCACATGAAATACCACATCCATGACATTGTTGGCGCAGAGCTGGTAGAGAG cATACCTACAACTTCTGGGACATTGTTACGATTTGTTGATTCCTGA
- the LOC108879506 gene encoding small integral membrane protein 10-like protein 2A translates to MAGLTYLVLRFSGSAGRSYGVFSKGLTRTLLIFFDLAWRLRIRFPYIYLVASMMFNVRLQVHIEIH, encoded by the exons ATGGCGGGTCTGACTTATTTAGTGCTCCGGTTTTCGGGCTCCGCTGGTCGGTCCTACGGAGTGTTTTCCAAAGGCTTGACGAGGactttgttgatattttttgatcTCGCATGGCGACTGCGAATCAGATTCCCCTATATCTACCTCGTCGCCTCGATGATGTTTAATGTCAGATTACAG GTACACATTGAAATCCACTGA